AACTTATTCCCAATGTCTTAACTCTTGGTTTttctcaactaaaaaaaaaagcttgaagtttatatatatatatatatatatatatatatcctctttgttaattatatttttttggtagggTGAAAATCGCTCAAGTTTTGGTGTCTTCTAACATGCTTTCAaggataaaaattaaatttttatgtaagTCTCTCTACTTCAAATTCTtaaatgtttattaatttagattgttcttaattattgaattaatgtTTCCACTTAAACtgttttcaatcatttttttgggatagtttttaattattaaattcaaggtttttccatttaaatattacttGAGCCTTAAAtctcaatatattatataaaatcattttatattgaCCACCAGTGGGTGTGGTACAACTGGTAGGTGACTGCTGAGGCTTCACCACATTCTAGGTTCGAGTTTTCACGAGGACTGTAATTGCAATTTCTGGAAGTCCCAGAAACCAATAGGGCCAGGGGTGTGTGTGGGTTCAGAGTTTCCGAGCTCCAGTTCAAGATGGTGGTACCCATGGGCTTACCCAACTGTACCGTAGGGCGTGGGACAATGACTGCCACATATGagtccccccttttttttttctcaaagaaaagaaaacattttatatttttttaggtatCTCCCTTTATATTAGTTACATAGCTATCTACCATCTTccattcaattattttatatacatatatatacatacacatataaaTGGCTTTTTGTAATACATTAGTGTCACACAAtttgcattcattatataatgtaaaagtaaaatattcatttatttttattatctattttattatttaattttaattaaattaatataaaaaatagtttacatatgaattttgattaaaccGTTTatcgcacgggcataatactagtatatataaaatcgaaGCCTCTAAAaatcccacaattttccacatcggcatagtattaaaaaaaaaaaaatgtaaaccccacaaaaaaaaaaaaaaacctattctaaaacccaataaatgcaaatatatatttgaaaacccTAATCCATGCTCTGCCTTATCCTTCCTCCAAAACGCAGACCCACGCTCTGCcgttcctctctcttctctattctCTACTTTCTCCTTCTGCAAAACCCAACATTGAAAATCAATCTTGCCAAGAAGCCATCCCCACACTGTCAGGTCCGAGATAGAAAGAAGGCATCATTGAATAAGCCACTATCCCAACCGTGGCGGAGGGTATGGCTACTGTGTATAACTCCCTTGGTTCTTAATTTCGCTTCATAATCATAAGTctactttttccttttgctgattggtttctcacaatcctaaaaaaccacaaactaagcaaagaagcCATGAGTCGTGGAGTATTGTTGTAGATTCAAGATTGGTCATAAAGATTGGGCTTTTAGGGTCGTTTATGAGAAACCCAAATAGATTTTTTGaggggttttgtttgattctttgtttggttttggttgCAGACCTAAGATTTTTCTCCAATGTCCTGCCTTgttattatttacttttggtgttttgggttgCTATGGCTGAATAATTGGCCTTTAGTTCGCTAGGCTTTATTCTTATTGTGGTAGAAGTCAAAATAAACACTTTAGTGGGTTTTCAAACTTGGGCTTCTTCCTCTAGAGGTGGaagattctttctttaatttttggttattgGTTCTGGATTTACATTACTTTgctattattgttattttcatATGTGATGCGTAGAATTGGATCATGGGTGAATTATAATTGAATTCATAGATTGACGGGTTTAGATGTAGAGGGTTTAGATAATTCAAATTATTGGACGCATTGAATTTTCATGTTCCTATCTGTGTTGtgatttgttatttaaaaatattgtatagtTTATATCATCAATTGCCCTTTTTAGTTGGTAGATTTTGGATCAAGCTGAATTGCATGGTGTCCTTTCTTCAAAATTCTAGACCTTTACATAAGACTCATTGAGACAAAAGATTTTTGAAGATAGGCCAACCCTATCATAGCATCACCCAATGTGCTCGACAATTGTTTGAGtgaagtcaaaataaaaaaaaatagcctggaaatttttttatgtttattttatggaaatcctctattttcgtttggattatttattgtttttttttttcatgccaaTACAAcatgatatttgttttgtttactaCAAGGATTTTCGTAATTATTAGAATATGATGAGTCTTATACCTTGATGTTTTTTTGCTAATTCTTCCCACTGTAGCGGTAATACTGTTCAATATCCCAACCAAAGCACCTAGGTTGTCCACCTATTTCAGACCATTGTACAGCCCCTTTTAATTTTCAGTTCAAGCCATTGATAATTGCACTACCTACAAGCTCTCTGTCTTTCTccatgtatatgtgtatgtgttgaAGCATCTAGTGAACTAGGTGATGATGAAGTCTCGGGTAGCAGAAACAGAACATGTCAAGAATTACAGAGAGATGAAAACGACACTGTTTTGATCAAAAGGAAAATAACTAGATTGAAGAAATAGAGCCGTTAGATTAAATGTACAGCTGTCAAGTTTTAGGTTTGCTTTGATGTAAAGCTAATAGGTGTTGATTTGTGTTTTGTTAGCTTTgctagttttttaattttcctccctctctctttctgcTGCGTGTATATAAAGAAGAGTAGGGCTTGTAAATCATCTAAGAGCTTCTAGATATTTCTATGATCaataaaaatcctttttctatTTAGAATTGCTCTCAATtttacatggtatcagagcttccAAATTCATCAATGGCTTCCAACGTAGTTGTAGATTCTGAAACACTACCAACAGATCCTTTGCCTTCAACGAATTCTTCAACAGATCCTTCGATGACTACATATGGCAGATCGAATTCTAATTCTTCAATGGATGATCAAAATTCCAATCCACCAAGTCCTTACTTTCTTCCACCATCTGATAACTCTGTGATTCTTGTTTCGCAACCACTCACTGGTCCTGAGAATTACTTGACTTGGTCGAGAGCAGTATTTCTCTCCTTGAGTGGTAGAAACAAATTTGGTTTTGTCAATGGCCAAATCTCCATGCCTGATCCATCTTCATCTCTGTACAATGCTTGGCACAGATCAAACACCACCATTCTTTCTTGGTTGGTGAATTCCTTGAGCAAAGAGCTTCAATTTAGTGTGATGTACATTCACACTGCTAGGGATTTATGGATCGACATGCATGATAGGTTTTCTCAGCCAAATGCTCTAAGATTCTTTGAAGTTCAGAAAGAAATTTTGAAGCTTTCACAAGGTCAGATCTCGGTGAGTTCTTATTTTATAAGATTCAAGATTTTATGGGATGAACTGTGTGAATTATCAAGCATTTCCTACCTGCACTTGCACTTGCACTTGTGGTTCTAAAAAATCTCAATTAGATGCACAAAAGAAAGATcaagtttttcattttctcatggGGCTTAATGATAGCTATGCTAATCTTAGAAGCCAAATTCTGATCACtgaacctcttcctggcatcaATAAAGTTTACTCCTtgattttgcaagaagagaaaCGTAGGCAGATTGGTTAAGTAGATATGGTTTTTGAACCAACTGCTTTGTATGCTACTAATAACTCAAATCCTAAGGGTTATCAAGGACAAACCTATCACAATGGGAATCAGCAAGGGCATCAAGGTAGCAATCATGGAGGATATGGTGGAAAAGGAGGAGATTCAAAGAAGGAAAGGCCTATCTGTACTTACTGTGGAATTGTTGGTCATATTGCAGACAAATGCTACAAATTGCATGGTTATCCACCAGGTTGTAAGCCTAAAGGGAAATCTTTTGCTAATCAGGTTTCTAGTCTAGGAAATTTTGGGATTTTCTCTTCCAATCTTGGTAGTTTTGGGAATTTTGCTCCTCAACCCTTATCTGGTTTTCCTAATCAAGCTGAGATGATGAATTGTCCACCACAGATGATGAATTGCTCACCACAGCAATCTGGATCATAGTCTCAGTGTCCAATCACTCAAGCACAATGTGAGAAATTGCTCTCTTTCCTGGCTTCTTAATCTCTTAAGGAAGCTTCTATTCATCAAGTTGCACCTGCTCATCGAGCAGCTTCAGTTCTGTCACCACTTGGAAATGTTGCTGCCAGTTCTAGTGCTTCCTTGCCATCTTACTTCTCTAACAACTTTTCAGGTAATCCTTTTAGGTTACCATCAAACCTGTCTCATTCTATATTTTTTGCCCAATATGTAGATAGACAAGCATATAAACCCCAAGATTGGATCATTGACATTGGTGCTACTGATCACATGGTGCACTCAGTCTCTTGTTTAACCACCATTACTTCCACTATAAACACCTATGTTTATTTGCCTAATGGAGAAAGGGCTTTAGTAACACACATTGGGACAGTACACATTTCAAAAACTTTAGTGGTTAATGGAGTTTTATGTGTTCCTTCATTTATTTTCAACCTCATTTCAGTTAGTTAGCTCACCAAAACTTTGTTTTGCCGTCTTGTTTTTCTTGGTTCCTTTTGCTTTATCCGGGACCTAGTTCACTGGAACATGATTGGACTGGGTAAAGCAACATGAGGTCTATACCTGCTGCAACACAATTGTTTTCCATCATCCTCTGTGCTAGCTGTTTGCTCACCTGCTGCAGACTTTGCTACTGCAACTTCTGATTTGTGGCATTTTCGTTTAGGACATCCTTCTCATGCAAAATTGTcattgttaaataaaattgtctcTAATTTGGCAATATAGCCACATTTTTGTGACATTTGTCATCTTGCTAAACAAAAGAGATTATCTTTTCCTTCTAGTACCCATGTTTCAAATGCTATCTTTGATTTGGTTCATTGTGATCTTTGGGGTCCTTTTTCTATTTCTGCCATTGATGGATATAGATTTTTCCTTaccattgtggatgattacTCTAGATGCACTTGGGTTTATTTGCTTAAATCTAAGGCAGAAACACAAGCCCTAATTCAACAATTTCAataatggttgaaactcaatttggTGCTAAAATCAAATGCCTTCGAAGTGACAAtggcacaaaattttttatgaaagattTTTTCAAAACCAAAGGTATACTGCATCAGTTAACTTGTGTTGATACTCATCAACAAAATGCTATTGTTGAGAGGAAGCATAAACATATTTTAAATGTTGCTCAAGCCTTGAAATTTCAATCTTC
This genomic stretch from Quercus lobata isolate SW786 chromosome 3, ValleyOak3.0 Primary Assembly, whole genome shotgun sequence harbors:
- the LOC115980970 gene encoding uncharacterized protein LOC115980970, which encodes MVSELPNSSMASNVVVDSETLPTDPLPSTNSSTDPSMTTYGRSNSNSSMDDQNSNPPSPYFLPPSDNSVILVSQPLTGPENYLTWSRAVFLSLSGRNKFGFVNGQISMPDPSSSLYNAWHRSNTTILSWLVNSLSKELQFSVMYIHTARDLWIDMHDRFSQPNALRFFEVQKEILKLSQDAQKKDQVFHFLMGLNDSYANLRSQILITEPLPGINKVYSLILQEEKRRQIG